The sequence CGTGAGCGGGTTCAGCAGCGAGAGCCACGTGCCGTTCCAGTCCCACGACCAGTAGTTGAGGCCCGCGGGCCCGGCGAGCGCGGCCTTGTCGACCGTGCCGGCCCAGCGTCCGTCCTTCGAGTTGTCGCGGTTGTCGCCCATGAACAGGTAGCGGTCCTCGGGCACGATGAACTCGCTCACGTCCTGTCTAGGCTTGTAGTCTGGCTGATCGAGGATGTAGTGGCGGCAGTCGCCGAGCGTCTCGATCAGGAGATCGCGCGCGATGCCGTCGGCCGCGACGTACTCGAGGCCCGTGTCTTCGAGCGGGACCGGCTCGCCGTTCAGGATGAGGCGCTCCTTCTGGTACGCCACGCGATCTCCGGGGATCGCCACGAGTCGCTTCACGAAGTTTTCGGTGGGAAGCTCGCGGTGCTGATCGGGCGGGAAGATGTCGCCGCCAAAGCCGCGCGCGAAGCGGAACACCACGACCTCGCCGCGCTCGGGCTCGCGCACCGCGGGCAAGCGCGAGTCGACGCCGGGGGCCTGCGCGCCGTACACGAACTTGTTGACGAAGACGTGATCGCCGATCAGCAGCGTCGGGACCATCGATTCGCTCGGTACGTAGAAGGTCTGGAACACGAACGTGCGGATCAGCAGCGCGATGCCGACCGCGACGGCGAGGCCCGGCAGCTCGTCGCGAAACCAGTTCGGCTCGCGCGCCGGTGCATCCTTTGCCTGCTTCGGGTCCGCCTTGGCTGCGCTCATTCGTCCCCTGCTCCGCTCGTCTCGAAGCGCGGCCCGTCCCCTAACAACGTCGCCACCACGCCCACGATCGCCTCGCGCGGAATCGCGCCGAAGTTCCGGCTGTCGGCGCTGTGGTCGCGGTTGTCGCCCAGCACGAAGTAGTGGCCATCGGGCACGACTTCCTCGCAGTCGCTGCGCTGCGCCTCCGGGTCGTCGAGCACGGCGTGCTCGATGCCGCCGATGCGCTCGCGCAGGCCCGCGAGGGCGCGCCCCGCGCGGTCGACGCGCAGCGTGCCGGTGCGCCACTCCTCGGCCGCGACGCCGTTCACGAACACGCGCCCGTTGCGCACGGCGACGCGCTCGCCCGGCAGCGCGACGACGCGCTTCACGAAGCGCTCGCCCGCGCGCTCGAACACCACCACTTCGCCGCGCTCGGGCGCGACGAGCTTGTTCACGAACAGGCGATCACCGGCTTCGAGCGTCGGAAGCATCGAGTCGGAAGCGACTTGGAACGGCTCGAGCGCGAAGGCGCGGATCGCGAGCGCCGCGAGGAGCGGGACGGACGCCGCGAGCGCGATCGCGGCGCGCTGCGAGCGCGAAGCGGGCGCCGGATTCGCGGCGGCGGCCACTACTCGTCCCCGAGCCGCAGCGCCGCGAGGAACGCTTCCTGCGGAATCTCGACCGAGCCCACGCGCTTCATGCGCTTCTTGCCCTCTTTCTGCTTCTCGAGCAGCTTGCGCTTGCGGGTGATGTCGCCGCCATAACACTTCGCCGTGACGTTCTTGCGCAGCGCCTTCACCGTCGTGCGTGCGATCACCTTCGAGCCGATCGCGGCCTGAATCGCCACCTCGTACTGCTGGCGCGGGATGAACTCCTTGAGCTTCACGGCGAGCTCGTTTCCGCGGGTATGCGCCTTCTCGCGATGCACGATCAATGAGAGTGCGTCCACCGCATCTCCGTTCACGAGAATGTCGAGCTTGATGAGGTCGGCCGGCTGGTAGCCGATCAGGTCGTAGTCGTAGGAGCCGTAGCCGCGCGTCACGCTCTTGATCTTGTCGTGGAAGTCGCTCACGACCTCGGCGAGCGGCAGCTCGTAGCGAATCTGCACGCGCGAGCCGTGCACGGAGATGTCGCGCTGCACGCCGCGGCGGTCCTGGCACAGCGCCATGATCGGGCCGACGTAGTCGTTCGGCGTGTGGATCGTCGCGAGGATCACCGGCTCCTCGACGTGATCGAGCACGCCGGGGTCCGGTAGCGCGGCGGGCGACTCGATCTCGAACGTCTCGCCGTCGGTCTTCACCACGCGGTACCGCACGGTGGGCGAGGTCGTGATGAGCGAGAGGTTGTACTCGCGCTCGAGCCGCTCCTGGATGATCTCGCCGTGCAGGAAGCCGAGGAAGCCGCAGCGGAAGCCGAAGCCGAGCGCGGCGCTGGTCTCGGGCTCGTAGCGGAACGAGGAGTCGTTGAGGCGCAGCTTCTCGAGCGCTGCCTTGAGCGGCGCGTAGCCGTCGGGATCCGTGGGGTAGAGGCCCATGAACACCATCGGCTTCACTTCACGGAAGCCGGCCAGCGGCTGCGCTGCGGGCGAGCGCGCGAGCGTGACGGTGTCGCCGATGTGCACCTCGTCGAGCGACTTGATGCCGCAGAACACGATGCCCACTTCGCCCGCGGCGAGCTGGTCGACCTTGCGCGGATGCGGGTCGAGCACGTCGAGCTCGTTGATCTCGTGCTCGACCTTGTCGGCCATCAGCAGCGCGAGATCGCCGCGCTTCAGCGTGCCTTCCTGCACGCGCACGAGAACCGCAACGCCCATGTACGGGTCGAACCACGCGTCGAAGATCAGCGCGCTCGGCCGCGGCGTCGCGGGGTCGCCCTTCGGCGGCGGCACCACCTCGACGATGCGCTCCAGCACCTCGCGCACGCCCTGCCCCGTCTTCGCGCTGATCGGCAGCACGCCCTCGGCCTCGAGACCGATCACGTCCTCGATCTCTTGCGCGGCGCGGTCCGCGTCCGCCGCGGGCAGGTCGATCTTGTTCGCGACGGCGACGATCGCGAGGTTGGCGTCGAGCGCGAGGTAGGCGTTCGCGAGCGTCTGCGCCTCGATGCCCTGCGATGCGTCGACCACCAGGATCGCGCCCTCGCAGGCGTGCAGCGCGCGCGAGACTTCGTACGAGAAATCGACGTGTCCCGGCGTGTCGATCAGGTTGAGGACGTACTCGACGCCGTCGCGCGCGGTGAACTTCATGCGCGCGGTCTGCGCCTTGATCGTGATGCCGCGCTCTTGCTCGAGCTCCATCTTGTCGAGGAACTGCGCCTTCTTCTCGCGCTCGCTGAGCGTGCCGGTCGCTTCGAGCAGGCGATCCGCGAGCGTCGACTTGCCGTGGTCGATGTGCGCGATGATGCAGAAGTTTCTGATGCGGGCGGGATCCATGATCGTGACGAGGCTACCGGCGTTGGAGGTGGCGCGAGCAGGAATCCGGTGGTCGCGAGCGCGCTGCAGAGACGCTGCAGCCGGCAAGGAGTTGACTCGCGGCTGAGCGTCCAGTCGTGGTCACGATGCTGGGATTGCCCAGGCGCAAGTTAGGCGTTCGGACGCGGCACGCCGAGGGCGTCGTAGAAGTAATCGCGCGTGCGGCGCAGGCCCTCTTCCACCGGCACGCGCGGCTCCCAGCCCAGCTCGCGTTTGGCGAGCGTCGAGTCGGGGCGGCGCGTCTTCGGGTCGTCGGGCGGCAGGGGCTTGTGGGCGATCTTGCTCTTGCCGCCGCACATCGTGTTGATGCGCTGCGCGAGCTCGAGCATCGAGACCTCGGCCTGGCTGCCGATGTTCATGGGCCCGACGTAGCTCGAGTTGAGGAGCCGCCAGATGCCTTCCACGAGGTCGTCCACGTAGATGATCGAGCGCGTCTGCGAGCCGTCGCCGTAGACGGTGAGGTCCTCGCCGCGGATCGCCTGCGTGAAGAAGTTCGGGATCGCGCGGCCGTCGTTCACCTGCATGCGCGGGCCGAAGGTGTTGAAGATGCGCACGATGCGGATGTCGACGCCGTGGTGGCGGTGGTACGCCATCGTCATCGCCTCGGCGAAGCGCTTGGCCTCGTCGTACACGCCGCGGATGCCGACGGGGTTGACGTTTCCGTAATAACTCTCGGGCTGGGGCGAGACGAGGGGATCGCCGTAGCACTCGCTCGTGCTTGCGAGCAGGAAGCGCGCGCCCTTCGCTTTGGCGAGGCCGAGCGCCTTGTGCGTGCCGAGCGAGCCCACCTTCAGGATCTGGATCGGGAGGCGCTCGAAGTCCGCGGGGCTCGCGGGCGAAGCGAAGTGGAGGATCGCGTCGAGCTCGCCGTTCACGTGCAGGTAGTTCGTGACGTCGTAGTGCTCGAACGAAAACTTCGCCTGGCCGAGCAGGGGCTGGATGTTCTCGATGTTCCCGGTGAGCAGGTTGTCGAAGACGATGACCTCGCAGCCCTCCGCGAGCAGGCGCCGACACAGGTGCGAGCCGATGAAGCCGGCGCCACCCGTGACGAGCACGCGCTCGAGTTTCCGCTTCGACATGGATCCTCCGAGGCCTCCCTAACGATTCGGTGCGTCCGGCGAGGAGAGGTACGCGGCGAGCGCCTCGCGCCAGTGGCGAGGCGTCACGCCGAGCGACTTCGCTTTGCCGAGATCGAGGACCGAGTAGGCCGGGCGCGGCGCAGGCAGCCCGAGCTGCTCGGTCGTGAGAGGCTCAATCGGCCGATCGGCGAAGCCGCAAGAGTCGAGAACGGCGCGCGCAAACTCGAGCCAAGTGGCCTCGCCGTCATTGGCGAAATTCACGGCGCCGCTCGCGCCCGCGGCGACGAGGGCGACGATCGCCTCGGCGAGATCGCTCGCGTACGTGGGGCGGCCGCGCTGGTCCGCGACGACGCGCAGCGGCTTGCCCTCGCGCGCTTGCGCGAGGATCGCGGCGGGGAAGTTGCGCCCACGCCCGTACACCCAGCTCGTACGCACGACGAGCGCGCCCGGCGCCGCGAGCGCGGCCCGCTCGCCCCCGAGCTTCGTGCGCCCGTACACCGAACGCGGCGCCGGCGCGTCGTCCTCGCGAATGGGCCGCGACGCGTCACCGGCGAACACGTAGTCCGTCGAGAGCTGCAAGAGCTTTGCGCCGCTCTTCGCGCATGCCGCCGCGAGGCGTGCGGGCGCCTCGGCGTTCGCCCGCTCGGCGAGCTGCGGGTCGCGCTCGCACGTGTCCACCTTGGTGAGCGCCGCGCAGTTCACGACGACGCGCGGCGCGTGCCGGGCGAACGCGCGCGCGACGGCCTCGGCGTCGCACACGTCCAGCTCCGCGTGCGAGGGCGCCGCGAAGCGCTCACCGCGCGAGCCGAGCACCCGCTGCAGGGCGCTGCCGAGCTGCCCCGATCCGCCGGTGATTAGGTACACGGCGCGCCGCGGCTCAGCTCGACTCGCGCGCCAGCACCCACGTCGGCAGGCGCTGCTCGCGCTTCAGCTTGTCCGCGAGGGTGTCGGCGTCCGCGCGCGTCGAGATCGGACCCACGCGCACTTTGAAGCGCGCGCCATTGCCGCCTTGATCCGCGACGTAGGCCGGGTGCCCGAGCTGCTTCAGCTCCGCCGCGAGATCGTATGCCGCACCCTGCGTCGCGAACGCGCCGACTTGCACCGCGAATCCGCCGCTCGGCGGCGGTGCCGAGACCGCGGGCGTCGCCGGCTCGCTCGCGGCAGGCGCGCGCTCGGAGTCGCCCGCGTCCGCGACCTGCTCGCGCACCGGCGCCTTCTCCGGCAGCGGCACCTCGGTGGTCTTGCCGCTCACGTGATCGGCGACGAGCGAGGCGTCCCAGATCGCGGGCGCGAGCAGGCCGACGCCGAAGCCCGCGACCATCAGCAGCAGCGCGCCCCCGATCGTCGCGATCCAGCTCGTGCCCGCGCGCTTCGCCTGCGTCTCGCTCATCACATCCGCTCCGGCGCGCTCATGCCGAGCAGGCGCAGCCCGTTCGCGATCACCGTGCGCACCGCGGCCACGAGGCCGAGGCGCGCGGCCGTGAGCTCCGCGTCGTCGGAGAGCACGCGGTGATTCTTGCCGTCCTGGAGGTACGGGTTCCACAGCGCCGCGACGTCGCGCGTGTAGTACGCGACGTGGTGCGGCTCGCACGCCTCCGCCGCGCGCGCGACGACGTCGGGGAACTCGGCGAGCTTCCGAATCAGCTCGATCTCTTCGGGCAGCGCCAGCCGCTCGGCGTCGATCTCGCCCGCCTTCGGCAGGGTCACGCCGCGCTCCGCCGCCTGGCGCTCGATCCCGCAGCAGCGCGCGTGCGCGTACTGCAAGTAGTAGGCGGGGTTCTTCGTCCAGTCGGTCT is a genomic window of Deltaproteobacteria bacterium containing:
- a CDS encoding SDR family oxidoreductase, with protein sequence MSKRKLERVLVTGGAGFIGSHLCRRLLAEGCEVIVFDNLLTGNIENIQPLLGQAKFSFEHYDVTNYLHVNGELDAILHFASPASPADFERLPIQILKVGSLGTHKALGLAKAKGARFLLASTSECYGDPLVSPQPESYYGNVNPVGIRGVYDEAKRFAEAMTMAYHRHHGVDIRIVRIFNTFGPRMQVNDGRAIPNFFTQAIRGEDLTVYGDGSQTRSIIYVDDLVEGIWRLLNSSYVGPMNIGSQAEVSMLELAQRINTMCGGKSKIAHKPLPPDDPKTRRPDSTLAKRELGWEPRVPVEEGLRRTRDYFYDALGVPRPNA
- the lepA gene encoding elongation factor 4; protein product: MDPARIRNFCIIAHIDHGKSTLADRLLEATGTLSEREKKAQFLDKMELEQERGITIKAQTARMKFTARDGVEYVLNLIDTPGHVDFSYEVSRALHACEGAILVVDASQGIEAQTLANAYLALDANLAIVAVANKIDLPAADADRAAQEIEDVIGLEAEGVLPISAKTGQGVREVLERIVEVVPPPKGDPATPRPSALIFDAWFDPYMGVAVLVRVQEGTLKRGDLALLMADKVEHEINELDVLDPHPRKVDQLAAGEVGIVFCGIKSLDEVHIGDTVTLARSPAAQPLAGFREVKPMVFMGLYPTDPDGYAPLKAALEKLRLNDSSFRYEPETSAALGFGFRCGFLGFLHGEIIQERLEREYNLSLITTSPTVRYRVVKTDGETFEIESPAALPDPGVLDHVEEPVILATIHTPNDYVGPIMALCQDRRGVQRDISVHGSRVQIRYELPLAEVVSDFHDKIKSVTRGYGSYDYDLIGYQPADLIKLDILVNGDAVDALSLIVHREKAHTRGNELAVKLKEFIPRQQYEVAIQAAIGSKVIARTTVKALRKNVTAKCYGGDITRKRKLLEKQKEGKKRMKRVGSVEIPQEAFLAALRLGDE
- the lepB gene encoding signal peptidase I — encoded protein: MSAAKADPKQAKDAPAREPNWFRDELPGLAVAVGIALLIRTFVFQTFYVPSESMVPTLLIGDHVFVNKFVYGAQAPGVDSRLPAVREPERGEVVVFRFARGFGGDIFPPDQHRELPTENFVKRLVAIPGDRVAYQKERLILNGEPVPLEDTGLEYVAADGIARDLLIETLGDCRHYILDQPDYKPRQDVSEFIVPEDRYLFMGDNRDNSKDGRWAGTVDKAALAGPAGLNYWSWDWNGTWLSLLNPLTWIDNLVNKMRWERMGGFVECFPPGETPELVGATKRALRAEKP
- a CDS encoding SPOR domain-containing protein; translation: MSETQAKRAGTSWIATIGGALLLMVAGFGVGLLAPAIWDASLVADHVSGKTTEVPLPEKAPVREQVADAGDSERAPAASEPATPAVSAPPPSGGFAVQVGAFATQGAAYDLAAELKQLGHPAYVADQGGNGARFKVRVGPISTRADADTLADKLKREQRLPTWVLARESS
- the lepB gene encoding signal peptidase I; translated protein: MAAAANPAPASRSQRAAIALAASVPLLAALAIRAFALEPFQVASDSMLPTLEAGDRLFVNKLVAPERGEVVVFERAGERFVKRVVALPGERVAVRNGRVFVNGVAAEEWRTGTLRVDRAGRALAGLRERIGGIEHAVLDDPEAQRSDCEEVVPDGHYFVLGDNRDHSADSRNFGAIPREAIVGVVATLLGDGPRFETSGAGDE
- the rfbD gene encoding dTDP-4-dehydrorhamnose reductase; this translates as MYLITGGSGQLGSALQRVLGSRGERFAAPSHAELDVCDAEAVARAFARHAPRVVVNCAALTKVDTCERDPQLAERANAEAPARLAAACAKSGAKLLQLSTDYVFAGDASRPIREDDAPAPRSVYGRTKLGGERAALAAPGALVVRTSWVYGRGRNFPAAILAQAREGKPLRVVADQRGRPTYASDLAEAIVALVAAGASGAVNFANDGEATWLEFARAVLDSCGFADRPIEPLTTEQLGLPAPRPAYSVLDLGKAKSLGVTPRHWREALAAYLSSPDAPNR